Within the Bacteroidota bacterium genome, the region AACGGGTTGGGGAAGTTCTGCGCAAGGGTGAACTCACCGGGGATAACGGGTTCGTCATATACGCCTACAGGATTACCCGTTTGGATTTTTAGGTAGTAAAGTTTATTGCCCCTCGCCGTGATCAAGATCGTATCGCCTGATATCTCAACACCCATCGGTGAGACACCTTCCGGGAGTTTACTGAATCTCCAGGGGGAAAACGGACTTGTGGCAGTGTAAATCCCACCAAGGGTGTCTATCACCGCGCTGATGCCGTTCTGGGTGATCATATCCCTTACCGGTGCCCGCACCTCAGATGTCTCGGATGTCCAAGTTTCGCCCAAGTCGGTCGATACCTTTCGCGAGCCATACTGATTCAGCACAACGATAGTTGAGTCAGGGGCGAAACTGACCCTTTTGTACATTTGTGGTGCTCCGTGCCCGACATACCTGAAGGTCTCTCCGCCATCGTTCGAGATCGTGATGTTACCATTGTCACCTGCCCCGGCGATCAGATTGGTTCCAAGGGTGTTGATATGTCGCAGATCCCCGTAGGCGGGGGCGAACCACAACTTTGTCCATGGATCCGGCGAAGCCACTGCCCTGAATATACTGCCGTAAGTCCCGGATCCGAATATCCTGTTGGGTTTCAGCGGAGCAACGGCCGTTATCATTATGCTTCCGAAAGGTGCTTCCTTTCTTCCCCATGTGAAACCCCTGTTCCCTGAGTAACCGAGGAAATTGCCGTTCGTTAGGTAGAACGCGAGATTATTGTTCGGATCATAGTAGAATCTCAGGATAGGATAGGTTGTGCCCGATGCCACCGTGGTCCAGTTTCCCGGTAACTGGTCGGTTCTTGCAATCTCGCCGTAATTATTAGCCACGATCAGTCTTCCGTCGGGTAAGATTATTGCCGCTGTCAGGTCACCGCGAAGCGGCGTTGTATACAGGGTTGGCTGGTAGGCCAGGGTTGAAGACCTGAATGAGAACCAGCGATTGAAACTTCCCCAGCCGTTTGAGTTTGCCGCCCTGACACGCCAAAAATAAAGTGCCGAATCTGCGCCAAGGCTCACCGTAACTGAAGTGGAGTCGATACCTGTAATATCGTTCACAATATTCGAAGTGTCTCCGAGAGCGAGCTGTAGGTTGTACTCTGTAATCGGCGATACTGTCCAGGGCTCCTCCCAGCTGAATCTAAGATTCTGGTACTCGTAGGGCGATCTGTCCCTCGGGAGCCGCCTGAGTACCGTCGAAGGGGTAGGGGGCCCGCTTTCATGTCTGAATCTGAAAAGCCTGTTCCCCCCAACAAGCGCGTAGGTAGTGTTGGCATCACCTGGAGCCACCTCTAGCTCATTTAGCCCTCCTCCGATGAAAACCCTCCGGAAAACGGCCCGTTCGCCAAAATTGTAGAAGAGTTGTCCGCTCTGATAGATCATGCCGATCAATCCACCCGGGCGCTGCGCTGTATGAACGACAACTCCCTCCTGGTTTACCGAGCCTCCCTGACCGCCTTCGTACCAGACCGAGAACTCGCTCGCGATATAGTAATAAAGCCCGAGGGTTGCAGGATCGAGGCTGACCATCTGTCTGCTGTAACCGGTTGCTGTCCAGGTCTTACCGCCATCGGAAGTTACAAGCGACTTGCTCTCAAAGTATCCATGCTGATAGATGGCCGATCCGTTCATCCGGTCGTAAAAACAGACATCGGAAAAATACCCGCCGCTAAAACCGGTGTTCACCGGTGTGAATTGTTGCCATGCCGGATCTGTAAAATAGAGGGAATCGTTTGAACAGACGAATATCGTGTCCCGCCCCGCGAATGATGCGCTTACAATCGTCTTGTGGAAGTTTGAAACAACCGGGTTCCAGTTTGCGCCGCCGTCGGGTGACTCAACTATCTGCCCGTTCGCATAGATCGCCACAAACTCTGTCTCGCTCCTTTGTATGAATTTCTTTACCTTATAAGTCACCGCGGGGGTTGTGGTCGCCTGCCATGTCCCGCCACCATCGGTCGTCATTATTATCGTTCCGTCGGACCGGCCCGCAAACCCCTTGGTTCCGTTTACAAAAAAGAGTGTTGTTGCCTCGCTTTCACCGGGCAGATCGAACTGCTCGATCTTTAAATTCCGGTGTCCATGTTTGTGAAATGTCATAATCCCGTCGGTTTTGCCCACATTTCTCGTATAGATCACGAGTTTGTCGTGAGTTGTGGGGATTATATAATTCAGATTCATTGAATTGTTGCCGATAGTAACGGTCTGCAATACCGTGTCAGGGAGGCTAAAGCGGTGCAGCAGTCTGTTGCCCCAACCGACATTGTCGAGGGCGTATATCTCGCGGTCACTAACATATCCATAGCCACCTCTGATGTCAGTTCCAC harbors:
- a CDS encoding T9SS type A sorting domain-containing protein codes for the protein MKNYTLILIFFLTVVSQTRAQSESPGGTEVVVPWAASFYTGKGTANVQFCDSLNGVAFWKNYAEYSITTDGGETWRDGKLTSQLDKIMEMFPIGRDTLVAIRDSQYVFHSYNAGETWTHVASLWEGERFAYGLLYNHKHGILFPKEGGMLRSTDLGASWNAAFWPYSKVNENPVYDKGYLFVIERFPPTPGILYSTDNGATWVRVELPTTLNGYRKVGKSDNGFFVVSTSNMFYLLSMTGEIIQAYRPGGTDIRGGYGYVSDREIYALDNVGWGNRLLHRFSLPDTVLQTVTIGNNSMNLNYIIPTTHDKLVIYTRNVGKTDGIMTFHKHGHRNLKIEQFDLPGESEATTLFFVNGTKGFAGRSDGTIIMTTDGGGTWQATTTPAVTYKVKKFIQRSETEFVAIYANGQIVESPDGGANWNPVVSNFHKTIVSASFAGRDTIFVCSNDSLYFTDPAWQQFTPVNTGFSGGYFSDVCFYDRMNGSAIYQHGYFESKSLVTSDGGKTWTATGYSRQMVSLDPATLGLYYYIASEFSVWYEGGQGGSVNQEGVVVHTAQRPGGLIGMIYQSGQLFYNFGERAVFRRVFIGGGLNELEVAPGDANTTYALVGGNRLFRFRHESGPPTPSTVLRRLPRDRSPYEYQNLRFSWEEPWTVSPITEYNLQLALGDTSNIVNDITGIDSTSVTVSLGADSALYFWRVRAANSNGWGSFNRWFSFRSSTLAYQPTLYTTPLRGDLTAAIILPDGRLIVANNYGEIARTDQLPGNWTTVASGTTYPILRFYYDPNNNLAFYLTNGNFLGYSGNRGFTWGRKEAPFGSIMITAVAPLKPNRIFGSGTYGSIFRAVASPDPWTKLWFAPAYGDLRHINTLGTNLIAGAGDNGNITISNDGGETFRYVGHGAPQMYKRVSFAPDSTIVVLNQYGSRKVSTDLGETWTSETSEVRAPVRDMITQNGISAVIDTLGGIYTATSPFSPWRFSKLPEGVSPMGVEISGDTILITARGNKLYYLKIQTGNPVGVYDEPVIPGEFTLAQNFPNPFNPETVIRFVLPVAGYAKGVVYDFLGREVATLVDGETRAGTHEIKFDANGLPSGVYIFRLETGKTSAAVKMVLLR